A region of Natribaculum luteum DNA encodes the following proteins:
- a CDS encoding PPC domain-containing DNA-binding protein yields MNYRAVETTREYVARLETGADWRAEIESLADEVEADAAWFTALGAVQDAELWFYDQDDLEYRPIEFDEPLEVASCVGNVSLLDGERFAHTHVVLSGPDGGAVAGHLNEATVFAGEVHMRVFEEPLERAHDETTDLDLWL; encoded by the coding sequence ATGAACTATCGCGCCGTCGAGACGACACGTGAGTACGTCGCCCGCCTCGAGACCGGAGCCGACTGGCGGGCAGAGATCGAGTCGCTCGCGGACGAGGTCGAGGCCGACGCCGCCTGGTTTACGGCGCTCGGCGCGGTCCAGGACGCCGAACTCTGGTTCTACGACCAGGACGACCTCGAGTACCGCCCGATCGAGTTCGACGAACCGCTCGAGGTCGCAAGTTGCGTTGGTAACGTCTCGTTGTTAGACGGCGAGCGCTTCGCACACACCCACGTCGTCCTCTCGGGACCCGACGGCGGCGCCGTCGCCGGCCACCTGAACGAGGCGACCGTCTTCGCCGGCGAGGTACACATGCGCGTCTTCGAGGAGCCGCTCGAGCGCGCCCACGACGAGACGACCGACCTCGACCTCTGGCTCTGA
- a CDS encoding DNA polymerase II large subunit, producing the protein MRQEDEQYFDRLEEQLEAAFDVAETAKERGDDPEPEVEIPVAQDMADRVENILGIDGVAERVRELEGQMSREEAALELAKDFAEGNVGDYETKAGKVEGAVRTAVALLTEGVVAAPIEGIDKIEILENDDGTEFVNVYYAGPIRSAGGTAQALSVLVADYTRALVGLEQYDARDEETERYAEEVALYDKETGLQYSPKDEETKFIARHLPIMLDGEATGDEEVSGYRDLERVDTNSARGGMCLVMAEGIALKAPKIQRYTSQLEEVDWPWLQDLIDGTYYESEDEASEDDGEEADEDEDEDDSGGDDDEVDDGETEDDDEPQGPTRVDESTKFLRDLIAGRPVFSHPCAEGGFRLRYGRARNHGFATAGVHPATMHLVDDFLATGTQIKTERPGKAAGVVPVDTIEGPTVKLANGDVRRIDDPDEALEVRNGVEAILDLGEYLVNYGEFVENNHPLAPASYVPEWWIQDLEAAGADAQALEDDPRVDVEQPTVERALEWAERYDAPLHPEYTSLWHDLSVEAFCDLAEAVSNGRIEDDTLVLEFREETREALETIVLEHRQRESEGRIEVDDWQPFVRTLGLTTDLERTWRDEDLSERARTWADGENAIEAVNEVAPFAVRERAPTRIGNRMGRPEKSERRDLSPPVHTLFPIGEAGGAQRDVAKAGKHAETMSDTPGVVELEVGRQYCGACDTETFKNRCPDCGSRTEPDYRCPSCDAKVEPDEAGRVECDRCEVEATCVEHQEVDLNAEYRDALESVGERENAFEILKGVKGLTSTNKIPEPMEKGILRAKHDVSTFKDGTVRYDMTDLPVTAVRASELDVTVGQLQALGYEEDVHGEPLTHEDQLVELKVQDIVLSDGAAEHMLKTADFIDDLLENYYGLEPFYELEDREDLVGELVFGMAPHTSAATVGRVIGFTSAAVGYAHPFFHAAKRRNCDGDEDCVMLLMDGLLNFSISFLPNKRGGRMDAPLVMSSRIDPAEIDDEAHNMDVVSQYPREFYEASLEMADPGEVDVEIAEDTLGTDEEYTGFEHTHDTSNIALGPDLSAYKTLGSMMDKMDAQLELSRKLRAVDETDVAERVIEYHFLPDLIGNLRAFSRQETRCLDCGEKFRRMPLTEVCRECGGRVNLTVHQGSVNKYMQTAIEVAEEYGCRDYTKQRLEVLERSLESIFENDKNKQSGIEDFM; encoded by the coding sequence ATGCGCCAGGAGGACGAGCAGTACTTCGATAGACTCGAAGAGCAACTCGAGGCGGCGTTCGACGTCGCCGAGACGGCGAAAGAACGCGGCGACGACCCCGAACCCGAGGTCGAGATTCCGGTCGCCCAGGACATGGCCGACCGCGTCGAGAACATCCTCGGTATCGACGGCGTCGCCGAGCGGGTTCGCGAACTCGAGGGGCAGATGTCCCGCGAGGAGGCCGCCCTCGAACTCGCGAAGGACTTCGCGGAAGGGAACGTCGGCGACTACGAGACGAAAGCCGGGAAGGTCGAGGGCGCAGTCCGGACCGCCGTCGCCTTGCTTACCGAGGGCGTCGTCGCCGCGCCCATCGAGGGAATCGACAAGATCGAGATCCTGGAAAACGACGACGGCACGGAGTTCGTCAACGTCTACTACGCCGGGCCGATCCGCTCTGCGGGCGGGACCGCACAGGCGCTGTCGGTGCTCGTCGCCGACTACACACGGGCACTCGTCGGCTTAGAGCAGTACGACGCCCGCGACGAGGAAACCGAACGCTACGCCGAGGAGGTCGCCCTCTACGACAAGGAGACGGGGCTGCAGTACTCTCCGAAAGACGAGGAGACGAAGTTCATCGCCAGACACCTCCCGATCATGCTCGATGGGGAGGCGACGGGCGACGAAGAAGTGTCGGGCTACCGCGACCTGGAACGGGTCGACACTAACTCCGCCCGCGGCGGGATGTGTCTCGTCATGGCCGAGGGGATCGCCCTGAAAGCGCCGAAGATCCAGCGGTATACCTCCCAGCTCGAGGAGGTCGACTGGCCGTGGCTCCAGGATTTGATCGACGGCACCTACTACGAAAGCGAGGACGAAGCGAGCGAAGACGACGGAGAGGAAGCCGACGAAGACGAGGACGAGGACGACAGCGGCGGGGACGACGACGAGGTCGACGACGGGGAAACCGAGGACGACGACGAGCCACAGGGACCGACGCGCGTCGACGAGTCGACGAAGTTCCTCCGGGACCTGATCGCCGGCCGCCCCGTCTTCTCTCACCCCTGTGCCGAGGGCGGCTTTCGTCTGCGCTACGGCCGTGCACGAAACCACGGCTTCGCGACCGCCGGCGTCCACCCCGCGACGATGCACCTCGTCGACGACTTCCTCGCGACCGGGACGCAGATCAAAACCGAACGGCCGGGGAAGGCGGCGGGCGTCGTCCCCGTCGACACTATCGAAGGCCCGACCGTCAAACTCGCCAACGGTGACGTCCGCCGGATCGACGACCCCGACGAGGCACTCGAGGTCCGAAACGGCGTCGAGGCGATCCTCGATCTGGGCGAGTACCTCGTCAACTACGGCGAGTTCGTCGAGAACAACCACCCGCTCGCGCCCGCCTCCTACGTCCCCGAGTGGTGGATCCAGGACCTCGAGGCTGCCGGCGCTGACGCCCAGGCACTCGAGGACGACCCCCGGGTCGACGTCGAACAGCCGACCGTCGAGCGCGCACTCGAGTGGGCCGAACGCTACGACGCCCCGCTGCACCCCGAGTACACCTCCCTCTGGCACGACCTCTCCGTCGAGGCGTTCTGCGACCTCGCCGAGGCGGTCTCGAACGGCCGGATCGAAGACGACACGCTGGTTCTCGAGTTCCGCGAGGAGACCCGCGAGGCCCTGGAGACGATCGTCCTCGAGCATCGCCAGCGCGAGAGCGAGGGTCGGATCGAGGTCGACGACTGGCAGCCGTTCGTCCGAACGCTGGGACTGACGACCGACCTCGAGCGCACCTGGCGCGACGAGGACCTCTCCGAGCGCGCCCGAACGTGGGCCGACGGCGAGAACGCGATCGAGGCGGTCAACGAGGTCGCACCCTTCGCGGTCCGCGAACGGGCACCGACGCGGATCGGCAACCGGATGGGCCGCCCCGAGAAGTCAGAGCGCCGGGACCTCAGCCCACCCGTCCACACCCTGTTCCCGATCGGCGAGGCCGGCGGCGCACAGCGCGACGTCGCCAAGGCGGGCAAACACGCCGAGACGATGTCCGACACGCCGGGCGTCGTCGAACTCGAGGTCGGTCGCCAGTACTGTGGGGCCTGTGACACAGAGACGTTCAAAAACCGGTGTCCGGACTGTGGCTCGCGGACCGAACCCGACTACCGCTGTCCGAGTTGTGACGCGAAAGTCGAACCAGACGAGGCCGGCCGCGTCGAGTGCGACCGCTGTGAGGTCGAGGCGACCTGCGTCGAACACCAGGAGGTCGACCTCAACGCCGAGTATCGCGACGCGCTCGAGTCGGTCGGCGAGCGCGAGAACGCCTTCGAGATCCTGAAAGGCGTCAAGGGGCTCACCTCGACGAACAAGATTCCCGAACCGATGGAGAAGGGGATCCTGCGGGCGAAACACGACGTCTCGACGTTCAAGGACGGTACCGTCCGCTACGATATGACGGACCTGCCCGTCACGGCGGTTCGCGCGTCGGAACTCGACGTCACCGTCGGCCAGCTCCAGGCGCTTGGCTACGAGGAGGACGTCCACGGCGAACCGCTGACCCACGAGGACCAGCTGGTCGAACTCAAAGTCCAGGATATCGTCCTCTCCGACGGCGCGGCCGAACACATGCTCAAGACGGCCGACTTCATCGACGACCTCCTCGAGAACTACTACGGGCTCGAGCCGTTCTACGAACTCGAGGATCGGGAGGACCTCGTGGGCGAGTTGGTGTTCGGGATGGCACCCCACACGTCGGCGGCAACTGTCGGGAGAGTGATTGGTTTCACGAGCGCAGCGGTCGGATACGCTCATCCGTTCTTTCACGCCGCCAAACGTCGCAATTGCGACGGTGACGAAGATTGCGTGATGCTGCTTATGGACGGTCTGTTGAACTTTAGTATCAGTTTCTTGCCAAATAAGCGGGGCGGGCGCATGGACGCGCCCTTGGTCATGTCCTCCCGCATCGATCCCGCCGAGATCGACGACGAGGCCCACAACATGGACGTCGTCTCGCAGTATCCGCGGGAGTTCTACGAGGCCAGCCTCGAGATGGCCGACCCCGGCGAGGTCGACGTCGAGATCGCAGAGGACACGCTGGGGACCGACGAGGAGTACACCGGCTTCGAACACACCCACGACACGTCGAACATCGCGCTCGGGCCCGATCTGTCGGCGTACAAGACGCTCGGGTCGATGATGGACAAGATGGACGCCCAGCTCGAGCTCTCACGGAAGCTGCGGGCGGTCGACGAGACGGACGTCGCCGAGCGGGTCATCGAGTATCACTTCCTGCCGGACCTGATCGGCAACCTGCGGGCGTTCTCACGGCAGGAGACGCGGTGTCTCGACTGCGGCGAGAAGTTCCGGCGGATGCCCCTGACCGAGGTCTGCCGAGAGTGTGGCGGGCGCGTCAACCTCACCGTCCACCAGGGCTCGGTCAACAAGTACATGCAGACGGCGATCGAGGTCGCCGAGGAGTACGGCTGCCGGGACTACACGAAACAGCGCCTCGAGGTACTCGAGCGCTCGCTCGAGAGTATCTTCGAAAACGACAAAAACAAACAATCAGGTATCGAGGATTTCATGTGA
- a CDS encoding anaerobic ribonucleoside-triphosphate reductase, giving the protein MGGTGETPAREDDEEAVEQVHEVEFGETVYSEDGDALGRVRGFDKGGFFVTTREGVEALSVEHARSGHEFGEAELMWRCIECGEMGEIQDGLPEECPNCGTEKENLMYWTED; this is encoded by the coding sequence ATGGGAGGAACAGGCGAGACGCCAGCAAGAGAAGACGATGAAGAGGCCGTCGAGCAGGTCCACGAGGTCGAATTCGGCGAGACCGTCTACAGCGAGGACGGCGACGCGCTCGGCCGCGTTCGAGGGTTCGACAAGGGCGGATTCTTCGTGACTACTCGAGAGGGCGTCGAGGCGCTCTCGGTCGAACACGCCAGGTCGGGCCACGAGTTCGGCGAGGCCGAACTGATGTGGCGCTGCATCGAGTGTGGCGAGATGGGTGAGATTCAGGACGGACTCCCCGAGGAGTGTCCGAACTGTGGCACCGAGAAGGAGAACCTGATGTACTGGACCGAAGACTGA
- a CDS encoding ketopantoate reductase family protein translates to MEIVVFGAGSLGSLVGGVLAREHDVTLVGRDDHADAVHEGGLVVEGELEARVRPAATTDGRDLEADLAVVTVKSFDTAAAARTLATGAVDAALSLQNGMGNEETLARHLESPVLAGTATYGAVLHEPGVVECTGIGEVVLGPPEGGPSSVADRVGKAFEAAGLETTVAPDMPRRLWEKLAVNAGINAVTALTRTENGAILEEPAAALARGATRETARVARACDVSLSDREALAAMESVAEATAANTSSMHQDVTRGRRTEVDAINGYVVDRATSRGLTATRNRMLATLIRAWERGNGLR, encoded by the coding sequence ATGGAAATCGTCGTCTTCGGGGCGGGAAGCCTGGGGAGTCTCGTCGGTGGCGTCCTCGCACGCGAGCACGACGTCACGCTCGTCGGCCGCGACGACCACGCAGACGCCGTCCACGAGGGCGGCCTCGTCGTCGAGGGCGAACTCGAGGCACGCGTCCGGCCGGCGGCGACGACCGACGGGCGCGACCTGGAGGCTGACCTCGCCGTCGTCACCGTCAAGTCCTTCGATACGGCAGCCGCAGCGCGGACGCTCGCGACGGGTGCGGTCGACGCCGCGCTCTCGCTCCAGAACGGGATGGGCAACGAGGAGACGCTCGCGAGGCACCTCGAGTCGCCCGTCCTGGCGGGAACGGCGACATACGGCGCGGTCCTTCACGAGCCGGGCGTCGTGGAGTGTACTGGCATCGGCGAGGTCGTCCTCGGGCCCCCCGAGGGAGGCCCCTCGTCGGTCGCCGACCGCGTCGGCAAGGCGTTCGAGGCGGCCGGCCTCGAGACGACCGTCGCCCCCGACATGCCTCGTCGGCTGTGGGAAAAGCTCGCGGTCAACGCAGGCATCAACGCCGTGACGGCGCTCACGCGAACGGAAAACGGGGCCATACTCGAGGAGCCAGCGGCCGCGCTTGCCCGCGGGGCGACCCGCGAGACGGCTCGCGTCGCTCGAGCGTGTGACGTGTCGCTCTCGGATCGCGAGGCGCTGGCGGCGATGGAGTCGGTCGCAGAAGCGACGGCGGCGAACACGTCCTCGATGCACCAGGACGTCACCAGGGGTCGGCGGACGGAAGTCGACGCGATAAACGGCTACGTGGTCGACCGAGCGACAAGCCGCGGGCTCACGGCGACGAGAAATCGGATGCTCGCGACGCTGATCCGAGCGTGGGAACGTGGTAACGGGCTCCGGTAG
- a CDS encoding NifU family protein yields MSTETQDEGDDLEERVTNFLRRNFPQIQMHGGSAAIQDLDRETGEVSIALGGACSGCGISPMTIQAIKSRMVKEIPEIEQVHAQTGMDGGMGGGGGMSPSFPGETVDDDGEEDEGPEAPF; encoded by the coding sequence ATGAGTACCGAGACCCAGGACGAGGGAGACGACCTCGAGGAGCGCGTCACGAACTTCCTGCGTCGTAACTTCCCGCAGATCCAGATGCACGGCGGTAGCGCAGCTATCCAGGACCTCGACCGCGAGACGGGCGAGGTTTCCATCGCACTCGGCGGGGCCTGCAGCGGCTGTGGCATCTCGCCGATGACGATCCAGGCGATCAAGAGCCGCATGGTCAAAGAGATTCCCGAGATCGAGCAGGTCCACGCCCAGACCGGGATGGACGGCGGCATGGGCGGCGGCGGAGGGATGAGCCCGTCGTTCCCCGGCGAGACCGTCGACGACGACGGTGAAGAAGACGAAGGGCCAGAGGCGCCGTTCTAG
- a CDS encoding DUF5783 family protein, whose protein sequence is MTEFDPEKFEDKYVHYFPELQQAYKNVFNRMNDRYDSQLIHAIDQQVLNESEPFYDGAPDDSSDGEFYVDLPDDPYDRLTGVLVDQETFETVLEEYVAEIESELERVFGLA, encoded by the coding sequence ATGACCGAGTTCGATCCCGAGAAATTCGAGGACAAGTACGTCCACTACTTCCCCGAGTTACAGCAGGCCTACAAGAACGTGTTCAACCGGATGAACGATCGGTACGACTCCCAGTTGATCCACGCCATCGACCAGCAAGTGCTCAACGAGAGCGAACCGTTCTACGACGGTGCGCCGGACGACTCGAGCGACGGCGAGTTCTACGTCGACCTGCCCGACGATCCGTACGATCGGCTTACCGGCGTCCTCGTCGACCAAGAAACGTTCGAAACGGTTCTCGAGGAGTACGTCGCCGAGATCGAATCGGAACTCGAGCGCGTGTTCGGACTCGCCTGA
- a CDS encoding PHP-associated domain-containing protein, with protein MTSPIPFAIDFHVHSNDSYDGREPIELILEHAADIELDGVVVTDHDEIGESLRAAELAPEYGLIGIPGVEVSTRHGHLLAIGVEKRPDPGRPFMETVEAVRDLGGAAIVPHPFQRSRHGVRKRHIEDADAIEVYNSMLFTGYRNRRARTFARRRDYPQIGASDAHYLPNVGRAYTEILVEPDNAGVTRADIDGDDLVGAILEGRTQIRGKRTPVHKSTIQYAKGAVRKSTYLVTSRTPLVPTIPASMDRS; from the coding sequence ATGACATCGCCGATCCCATTTGCCATCGACTTTCACGTCCACTCCAACGATTCGTACGACGGCCGCGAACCGATCGAGCTCATTCTCGAGCACGCGGCCGACATCGAACTCGATGGCGTCGTCGTCACCGACCACGACGAGATCGGCGAATCGCTGCGCGCGGCGGAACTGGCCCCCGAGTACGGGCTGATCGGGATTCCGGGCGTCGAGGTGTCGACACGACACGGCCACCTGCTCGCGATCGGCGTCGAGAAACGGCCCGACCCCGGACGACCGTTCATGGAGACCGTCGAGGCAGTTCGGGACCTCGGCGGAGCCGCCATCGTCCCCCACCCGTTCCAGCGCAGTCGCCACGGCGTCCGCAAGCGACACATCGAGGACGCCGACGCCATCGAGGTGTACAACTCGATGCTCTTTACGGGCTACCGGAACCGCCGGGCGCGAACGTTCGCCCGGCGTCGCGACTATCCCCAGATCGGCGCGAGCGACGCCCACTACCTGCCCAACGTCGGACGGGCGTACACCGAGATCCTGGTCGAACCAGACAACGCTGGCGTGACCAGAGCCGACATCGACGGCGACGACCTCGTCGGCGCGATCCTCGAGGGCCGAACCCAGATTCGCGGCAAGCGAACGCCCGTCCACAAGAGCACGATCCAGTACGCGAAAGGGGCCGTTCGAAAGTCGACGTACCTGGTCACGTCGCGGACGCCACTCGTGCCGACGATCCCCGCGTCGATGGACCGGTCATGA